DNA sequence from the Phaenicophaeus curvirostris isolate KB17595 chromosome 22, BPBGC_Pcur_1.0, whole genome shotgun sequence genome:
TCCCAGCACAGagcaatttttcttttgaacatgCACAGTGTTtcgctggtttttttttatgttaactGAGCTTTCAGAGCTGTAAattgatttttgaaaaataaatcccaagCCTGGTAAATTCTGCAGGTCTTGTGGATAGAAAAACTCTGCTTTTCCCCGTCTTTGGAGGAGAATCCAGGAGAGGCAAGGCTTTATCTTTATCTGTGGGGGATGTGCTGCCCATTCTGAAAATGAGTTGGGTGAAAAAGATGGGCCTGTAAGCACAGCACAGATGAAGTAGCCTTACAAGTTTATTTAGCCTCGATTTTTCTGGGCATGAAGATTGACACGGAGGGCATGCAGCGTGTGTTTTGTCAGATGCTGAATGAATGTAGTTTACACTTATTTATACAGCACGTTCACAAATGTTTTTCGCGTCATGTGCGCCAGTCAGAAGTGGGTGTGCAGCGAGCAACGCGCTCGAGATGCCTTTAGGAAAGGTGACTTGAAATAGCAGTGTTTAAAGATCACAAATAACCCACTATCTGAAATAATACTGCATCGACCTTAGCTATGGTCACTAAATTGAACCTGTTTCTCATCTCTTAGAGATACTTTTGATATTTGTTGCTGTTCAGCTTGTTGTGTTGGAGAGAGAAATGCTCTGCACAGACGCTGATCAGTGACCTGTGGTTGGTCTTCCCAGGGTGACGATGATCTGAAGGACACAGGTTTTCATCTGACCACCACAAATCAAGGAGCGTCTGCTGCAGGACCCGGCTTCAGCCTCAAGTTCTAAACACAACGTGAAAGGAGGGcacaaaaggaagagagaacCGTTCATGTGAGTGGGTTTCTGAGTGCCCCAGTTCTGTTCTTTACATCAGACTTGATGTTTTTCACAGGGCAAAACTCAAATCTTGTCACAGAGTCAAAGCTTTTGCTGGGCGTGGGGTAAAACTGCAGCATTCCATTAGAGGACTGGAGTTTACCTGAAAAACCAGGGATCATTGCAAAATTTCACTTGAAGTAAAATCCTGGAACAGTTTCTGGTTTACTTCTaggatttttttggggggggttgttttgatttgggtttttttttttcttttttccttgtaaatttgtagaattaaaaaatacatttttaattgcttaCCAGCATGAAGGATTCATTTCTTCACATGCAGCATACCTGGATGTTGGTCGCATTAAGACTTCGAAAGTGGAaaattttttccccccagatcTGTGCTGACGCCGTTACTGCAAATTGTCAGCCTGGGCCAGTAACCTCCTTTTTTTATTGTAAGTAAATTGTATGCATCTGAACACCGTTAGGGCACAAAACTATGGCAGTTCTGGGTTCCTTTCCTCTCACTTGCCTTTGCAAGGCTGTGTTGGCTCAATATTCATAATGTTTTTGGGTGCACTCCGAGCTGCCGTACTTGCCGTTTGATGTGCTAGGTGTGTGTATTTATGATGGCATTTGTGCAAAAGAAGTGCTCTATTGTTTTATAAATCAAACAGATTTAATATGGAGACTGGAAACTTTATTTTCTATAGAAAGTTCTTTTAAATATGCCCTTCTTCTCTCCTTACTGATTGTGTAACGCCATATTCCAATCCTTTTCTGATAAGATGAAAGACCAGAGGAGTCGTGTTGGAATAGCGCAGCCTTCTGAGGCTCCGGTGTATGGAATGTGATCGTTCTTTTCTGGGAACGGGAGGATTTGGAAAATCGTGGGGTATTCATGCAGCCAGAACCGGGCACCAGTCCAGTAAAAGGCTTAACTCAAATTATAAACATTCCATCAGTTTCAGTGCATTTTAAGGGTTTTCTGGGTAAAGGCCGTGGAGCTGGAATTGCGATGTCCTAACGTGGTACGTTTTGAGAACAGCAcggttgggttgggtttgttttctgtggagGAATGCAGAGCTGTTCTCTGCCTCGTACTgagggagaagcagctctgttGCTCGTCGTCACTGATGTAGCAATGATTTTAGCAAGACTCTGAGGTGGAGCCCAATAACCCAGCgtaaagcaggtttttttgctACAGCCCATGGAGAAGCCGTTTTTCTGTGACCTGTTCTAAGAACACAGCGGCGCAGGAAATCTGTGCAGAGCTTGTGCTAAAAGTCTGCGAGCACAATTACAGTCGCTGCAGCTGCACCAGCCACTCTCAgttcctttctttgcccttgtgcttgTGCTGCCCTCGCCCAGAGAAGAACTCGGCTCCAATTCAGAAATCAGCCCAGCCTGCCGACCTCTGCCGCCGCGTGGGAGATGCCTCGCAGTTTTGTGCTTTTAGGTAGGAACAAACTTGTTTCAAGAGGTTAAGAGGACAATTGGAACAGGACGAACCTCAGCAAAGAGGAAGGGGGGCAGCTTTAACACTGGGTAAGGATCGTGCTAAGCGTAACGACTGTCAGGGATTCCTAACAGAGCAAGCGAGCGCTCCAGAGCGCGAGTGCACCAGCCCGTGCCCCCCGATACTCACGCTGGTTTCCTGGTGGATGGGGCTTGGTGACTTCGAGGACAGTGATGGAAATTACCTCATTGGTACTGAAGGAATCCGGTGGCTTCCTGACCAGACACCTGAGGGACAAGTTCTGAGGAGCTCCTGGTGGAGGTAAATGCTCTCTTGGGATACGATTACACACACGTAATAAACACAGACATGGGAAAGCGGTTGCGGGTAAAAAGTTGTTCTATGGATGCTCAAACTGAACATGTCGCACTGTGGAAAGGGTTTGTTGTGACCCTACCTTTTCCTCCTGACAAATAAAGCAATATCGGGTCTTGTACTTATTAAAAAGTTCTTCTTGTGCCATGCACCAGATCGAACAGAGCGACAGCAAAGCACTTACAGCAGGGAGCGGGTCCTTGTCCTTCCACAGCACCTCTGCCTCCAGTGCCACGGAGCCGAGCCAGCACTCTGTTCATCCCTGTTTGATGagctgtgtttgtgtttttcagcAGCCTGCAGTGATCTGCACGGCTTAACTGCAACATCTGACActttactatttaaaaaaagtctttaattCTCTGTACAGCACCTACGGGTTCAATTCTTTATCATTAAAACTGATTTGGAGAAGTTTTACATTCCAGTAACCAAGTCTCAGAGTCTCTTTTGCCCAAGGTCTGCAAGCAGCTGATTTCAAAGTTCAATTGCACAACTGGAGATTAAATATCAAATGCCAAAGAAACGTTTTGAATTGGAAACAGAACCAGCAGTAACTGAAGTGCTCGTTCCAGGGCCTTGTTAGTGCTTCAGCCTGATTCTCCAGGAATAAGTAGTCaagattcttccttttttctttactatACAAGTGTAAGTTCCTTCATTAATTGCATTTGCAATGATGCTCATGTGATCTTCATTTAAGGATAAGTAACCCGGGTAGGAGTACTCCAGCAGCTCCTTATCTTTATACCAGCTGTCACGAGAAAAACAAGAGAATTAAACTCCATGCAGTGTGTGCATCTCGGTTTTAGGTACTCCCAGAACTCACACGGTTGTACAGCAGTAAGAGCTAATATGCTGTTAGGTCAAAGGGTAAACATCACTCTGTAAAAACCTGCAGTAAGTGGGCCAGGGAATTTGTTGCAGGGGTGAGAATTCTCTGTACTATATATTCAAATTGGATTTTATCCATTTTCACCTTGGCTTGCTCCTTTCTGAGCGCTCCGCTTTCAAACTAAAAGCTCTGCACTGCTATGAACAGGATTTGCACACTCCCTCTCGCCATCAGCCCCCCTTTTTCCTGCTCTGGGTGCCAAACGAGACACTGACATGCTCCAGAACCCAGACTGCATTCTTATTTACGCTGTTTTATCATCCTTCCTCATCCTTTTTGGTCTGTGAGCTGCGAAGCCCCCTGAAGGAGTGGAAGAAATGACAGAACACTTACTAAACTTTGCCTTTTTTATGAATGATCTTCTGTCCGCAGCGGAAGGTGACGTTCCTGCCTTCAGaaacagttttggttttggtcCTGGGTGGGGGCAGAGTAGGGGGCACCGTTGGAAACGGGAATTCTTTCCAGCAgaggtgagagagagagaaaaggtgcAAGTTAGCTTATCTCATTCTCAAGCTTTAGTCACTCCAAAACATGCTCACAGAATTATGCAAACCTTGAAAGAATCAATTTAGAAATGGCTCCTCTGAGCAGTTCTTGGATAGATTGGTAACAGTTTTGTGGCACGGAAATGGTCAGAGACGGACAAAAACCAACTTTCCTGTTTCGTGTCTATGCATCCACCGATCCCTGGTGCGGAATTCAGATCCTGCCTATCCCTGCAGCAAACACCACTTCACTTCTACCTCCTCCCTCTGCAACCCCCCCCCAAGAATCGCAGAAGCCGCTGGCTACCGTAGCAGAAGTCGCAGGTAGATGGACAGTGCTTTTTCATCAGCCTCCTCCGTTTCTCGCAGAAACCTTTTCGTGCCCATGATGGGCACATGAATAATCTATCTTTGCAGCCTGAAACGGAAGGAGACCAGGCATTAGAAGGACCAGGGTGGAACGTTCCTTCCAAAAAACCAAATTGACATTTCACCTCAATTAGATTTTTTGATATAAATGGTAGAACTGGGGCAGGAAAGACCTGAAACCAGAAGCAGGAGGTGTTATTGTATGAGCAGTGGGGCAGGTACTGAGCTGcctccaagcagcagcagcagtgatgcAAGGAAGTCGCTATTTCTCAGTCTAGGTACGGTTTGAAGAGTAGCAGACAAAGGTGCTGGGGCTTGAGGATTTTGCCCCAGCCTGTTTGGTTTGTGGAGGGTTTTGTCATCTTGTATTGATAGACCCAAGTCCAGCCAAATGAGTCATTAACAGCTGTttgccttcctccttcctttgcaTCTgagcttttcccttcccttgtgTATAAACGCAAAACCTGGGGCTCTCTACGGCTACAACTGCCCTGTCTGACAGCCGAGAGCTTCGCTTTAGGCAAACGTTCTTCAAAGAGAAGAGCCCAGAGCACGACCCTGGCTGCCCTACCGTAAAGCCGGTGAATCCCCCACACTTCGTCTTGCGAGATGGTCTTTTTCCCAGTCAAAGTGGCGTTGATGTGCATGAGAGCGTTGGGGTTCAGCGAGTGCATGAGTCCTAAGGCGTGGCCGATCTCATGGGCAGCTACGTGTACCAGATCCGTGAGCCAAACGCctggaagagaaatggaaaaccaGTCGGCATTGCGGCCTGAAGCCCTTTTGATAATCCTGGTGTAAATCCAGAGGAAACACTTTATCAGCGGGAGGGTGTGGTCTCACCTTCTCTGTAGGTGCTTGGGTAAAGCCCCGAACAAGGACTGAAATCCAAATCCTACAGGCTTTCATTCAGTGCTCCCCGAGACGTCTTACCTTTCTTCCAGCTGAACCGCGtgtttcccaatatccagtATTCATGGTCATCAAAATGGATCTCCCCGTTGGGTGGGAAGAAGGCGTGGGCGAGTTCCCCTGTGGTTCCATCGAAGCAGTGGTGGATGAGAGACTCCAGGCAGTCCGTGTGGTTGATAGAGTAGAAGCCtgtggaggagcagcagcagatttAGTGTATCACGTCGCAGCCCCTCCAGGACACACACAGCTCTAAACTCGGGATTGCTACGGGTCTGAACGGTATCCCGCACATTTTCCAACCTACAGAAccacaaaagggaaaataaatgcaaagcgGCTGTCAGGAATGATGGCTGCGTGGTACAAAATATACTCAGACCCTGGGTTCAGAGCTGTTTCCGATGGACACGAATGAGTCTACTTTTCCACAAGGAATGACGAGCTCTTTTTGCAACATCACATGGAAACTTTGTGGTGGGGGAGCAACTGGACAGTGGGATGATAACCCCAGGATGGAATCGTTCCATTCTAAATGTAAATAATCAGAGAGCCTTTAGTCATAGATCCTTGCCGTCTTTTTGCTAGCGGCACGGTAGCATCGCCCTGTCCCGTGTCTGCTGGAATCGGGCCACCTGGAGCTCACACGTGACAGCCAGACACGGGGAAAGCAAATCATGTGCTTGCGAGCGGCGTCATGCAACACATGAGTGAAGAGCACGTTGCGAAACAATGGTAAATGTGCTGGTTATCTCAGTGTTGTTGCCATCTGCACAGGAAGTTGTTACTTCACACAAACCATAAATCCCAGGAAGAATTTACAGCTGGAGTTGAGATCCAGCAGATAACGCCTCAGCACTGATGTTCTTCTAGGCCGGAGAAACTTGGGAAGCAACTACGGTGCAGGGACAGAGGggcagaaggaagggaaggagagggaggacaGAGAAAAGATGGTGCTTGACAGCATCAACAGGAGGGAGACTGAAACCATACACAGGCTGGCACACTCTGAGGGTTAATTATCACCAAACACCTAAAGCTTTCTTGACTGCAAGATCCACAGAACGTGTTAATCATGATACTAATGTCTTCTTAGAGCAACTAAAAGTAGTTTCTCGAAGTGATTAAAAGGAAATGATGCCCCAATCCTTGTCCGAGAAGCCCTACCGAGAgcacacagaaagcagaagtatCTTCTGCCTCCGAGCTCCCAGTTTACAATGGAAGGACATGCACAGCAGTGTCTGTCAGCACAGGAGCCCGTGCTCTCTTACCTATTTTCAAGTCGCTCTCTACGTGACGTGGCACTTCTCTGAAGCTGAACGGCGAAACTTCACTCCACATTCGGAACGCAGCCGCCAGACCCTTGCGCGTGTCCCTGGCATTTATGAGGTTCCTTGGGAAGGACAGGATTCTGTAGGAACACAGAACAACTTCAGGAAAACACTCTTCCCTTCTCAAACATCGGCTGAAGGCTCTCAGTGCTACATCAGAGAACGGAGTCTTTCCATTCATTCTAATGGGTTCAGAACAGGAGTCGCTTGCAGCTTCGGGGGCTGCTCAGTCCCTGCCAGCGTAAGGAAGAGAGCAGCTCCGTGGTTAAACACCAACGTGACTGACACTGCCTcgtgccagcagcagcagtagagCCAGACAGCAACGAGAAGCAGTTCAGGGTGAAAATCCAAAGGACTCCATCAGCTTATGTCTGGACAGGCTGCTTGTTGAAAGCAGCACCAGCACTGCCCGTTTACATAGCTCCGTCCTATCAAACCTGGGCCTCCGTGGCACTGCTGGGGCTGAGAAGGGGTAAAACCCAGCTGGGAATCAGGGATCTGGACAGCACTTTCCTTGGCAGAAATGTCTGAAAATGTTTGGGTTAACACTCCCTCACCCTAGAATTGCCAAGCGCACTTCATTGCTTATTTGTTAACAACCTACGAGTCTGGATCCTTTCCTAAAGGCAACAGAAAGAGATTCCCGAAAGCACTAACAGAGCTCTGTCATCCTGAAATCACAGAGCCTTTCAACAGGGATTTTCCTCTGTGATGGCTTAGGTTCGTGACAGAATTAATATTGAATTCACTGCCTTCTGAGGGAAGCCCCTAGTTCTGGGAAGCCCCCGAACAGTTTGTTTAACTCTAAGAAGCCTCAGCAAGCAGCCGTGTGTGCTACACGATGCCCAGCTAAGGAGAGGTGGAGTGTTTGTAGAAATCCTCCTACTTTGGAGCAGCTTTAGCAGCTACCTGTTCACTAGCCAATGGATTTAGCAATGTCCATGTGGTCAACATCTACACCCGTGGCAGGAAAAACTCAGACCCCAGTGTCGCTTTGAAAATGCGAACTCTCAGGGCCAGTGCGAGTCCATACTTGTACGTCAGGTTGAAGTGATCCCATTTCAGGTGCCCGGGGGTGATCGTGTAGCGTTTCCTCCGTGCCGGCGGCCGAGGTGGGAAGGCTGGACTGTGCAAAGCAGAGGCACTCGCTCCACGGAGAGCAGGTGATGTGGCATCTTCCTTAAAAGATAAAACAAGAGGTTGAAAGGGACACGAGGGAGAGCAGGATTGAAGAGTGTATAAGAAAAACTCTCAGACATGGGACGTTTGGAGGTTGGAGACACAACTGCTGCTCCCGTCTGGGTGTCcagctgccaggagcagggcagcagttcagagcagagcagggcaggggctgcactGTGAGCTCTCGGGGCATATCTTGGATCAGAACGCAGCGAAAGGGAGCAGCACTGCAggctccctggagctgctgcagaatTCCAGAAGCGCAGCCACTCTGCTCGCCTCTTGGAGAGCAGCAGGAACGAGGCCTCGGTAGACTCTGGCCACAGCGACTCTGCAGCTCTTCCTGGAAagttctcatttccttttcactTTGCTATTGCTCTCCAGCGTCaccacagaagaaattaaatactgaaCAAATGAGTAAAACAGGCAGCCCTTTGTGCAGAGCTCTCTATAAAGCTGCACTGTGGATCTGAAATGCcttcaaagtaaataaaagcCCTGGAAACCCTGGAGTGCATCTCAGCCATCACACAGTAGACATCGAATGTGATGACAGGTCTGACGTAAACTATAAAAGCCTTTTAGTCCTGAGGAGTGGAGGTAAAAGGATGGGACTCGCCATGGCTCTCTGGAAGTCTCCCTGCTCTACCTCCCCTTTTCAGGGCTAAGGCACTGAAGTCTTTGCTCGGGAGGCACCAAGACACTTGCTAAGCGGTGCGCACAGCAgcaatcagagaatcatagaatcaccaggttggaaaggacccactggatcatcgagtccaaccattcatatcaatcactaaacgctgcccctcagcacctcgatgctacagaagctgcagcagcaggagcttgTGCAGCCTCTCCCAGCACGTTCTACACAATGTAGGATTCCCTAGGAAGCTTCTCCTCAAAATACACCACAAAGTAAAAGGTGACTGATGCCCAACAGCAATCACTGAAACCTGCATCCGACTCAGTCATGACAtctagaaggggctgagggCTGAGTTCTCTTGCTCAGGTGTTCTGCTCAGCCCTTGACCTCCTTGCACCAGGAGGCTTTTAATTAAGAATGTGCTGCAAAATGAATGAGAAAGGGTGGGGTACCACACATACGCTGCAGCTCAGATAGAGGATTCCAACAGAAATGGGATGACCTAGTTAAAAATTTCCCAGTATAATCTGGATCCAAGGATCTGTCTGATTATGCCAAAGAACCAGGACCACAGGAATACCCAGAActggagaagaggtcagctgcTCCCAGGAGGAAACCCATTCGACTGGGAGTAAAGGTCTCAAACAGCTTGGGAGGTACAGGAAGGACACGTGCTTCGATTCTCCCCGTCAACAACTGCAACAAACACTGGTCAACAACCCAGCTCTGCTTTATTCATCCTGTGGAGTCAGATCTCTGTTAATTTACTTCACAGAGTTGCAATAAGCAATGAATGTAATtcattcctctctttctctcctggcACGCAGCTCCCCTTCCATAAACCAAACCGTATCTCAACTCTGATTCAGTACCTGTTAGTAAGATCCCTGAGCATGCGAGGCAAACAAGGGTTTTCATAAACACAAACAGCAGGAGAGGACACGAGCACTTAGAGAAGACTGTGTTTTATAAAATTAATAACTAAGCTAAAAGCTACAGTTTTTGAGAGCCCTAGAGCCTCACTACAGTTGTCCCCAACCAGCCTGTCCCAGGAACTCTTGCTAATGGACAGACCTTGACAAAGCGAGTATCGGCTAAAGTTCCTGCAGGGCCAGTTAACTCCCGGCGTAGATCTCGCACACCACGAGCCTCTGGAGCTCCTCGGAAAGCTTCTGCTAGGGAAATCCGAATATATGCATGCCACATCACACTAGGCTgggacagcagagctgcctggaaGAAAAGCCAGAGCTCTGAAGGGAAACAACCCAAATCATCTGTGCATTCACTGTCTGGTTGTCTGCAAGCTGCATACGTGTCTCTAATAATCTGATTTTACTCAGCTGCATAATCACCTTCAGGATCCTCTGCAAAAAGGGACTCAAACAGCCATAAACAGATCTCGCTGCCTTAACAGTTATTTATATATGATTTAGATTGCTTCTTGAATTTATCCATCTCCTAAAAAGAACTCGCATGCACATAGATTTGATGCCCCCACTCCCCTTTCAAGCATTTGAGACTCAAACCCTTTCTCCTACCTGACTCTTCTGAACGGCCACTCCAGCTGGATCCCCCACAGCTGCCAGCAAAGCCACCACGGGGAATACGCATAAAAATCCCACAACAGTCCCACAGCCACCgctccttctcttgtccactGGGAGGAAGCTCTTCCTTCCATCTGCAGAGGGTTGTTCTACTTGATCCATGTCGGTCTTCAATGCTTTTTTAGAGAGAGATGCAATAGATGCTAAGACATTCTCTTACAGCATGGGTAATCCTAGTGCTCACAGTTCCACTCGGAGCATTtgtgagcagctctgcagttaCTGCCAAAGCTGTGCAGAACCGCTAGGGCTTCAAAAAGGccctaaaaaaataataaaaaaaaataaaaatgtagactTTACATTAAGCCTCTTTCCAATGTGCCAAAGATTCTCTCAGCCTCTGCCAAGCGGTCTCATATTACCACAGCTGAAAATTGGGCTGGCgggggaaaagcagcaaagtgAAACAAGCTGGGACAGACATGAACTCTATTCTTTAACTGACTGTATCCTCAGAGGACAGCTCTGCAGTTGTCAGCTTTATGTAGTGAAAAAAtagggggagggggcagaaacaTGGAATGCAGAAGGCAGCATCATGCCCTTGGAATGTTTCATCGGGGATGCTTAATGCTGGAAGAGCTGTCATTCATCAGGGGCTGCCTTCAGGAGCAGGATGAAAAATGAgatgctgggaggcagcaggcagggctccTCTGCTTTGGAAATGCTGCTCAGGGAGTTTACAAACTCAGATAAAAGTAAACATCAAC
Encoded proteins:
- the MMP23B gene encoding matrix metalloproteinase-23 — encoded protein: MDQVEQPSADGRKSFLPVDKRRSGGCGTVVGFLCVFPVVALLAAVGDPAGVAVQKSQEDATSPALRGASASALHSPAFPPRPPARRKRYTITPGHLKWDHFNLTYKILSFPRNLINARDTRKGLAAAFRMWSEVSPFSFREVPRHVESDLKIGFYSINHTDCLESLIHHCFDGTTGELAHAFFPPNGEIHFDDHEYWILGNTRFSWKKGVWLTDLVHVAAHEIGHALGLMHSLNPNALMHINATLTGKKTISQDEVWGIHRLYGCKDRLFMCPSWARKGFCEKRRRLMKKHCPSTCDFCYEFPFPTVPPTLPPPRTKTKTVSEGRNVTFRCGQKIIHKKGKVYWYKDKELLEYSYPGYLSLNEDHMSIIANAINEGTYTCIVKKKGRILTTYSWRIRLKH